A genomic window from Solanum stenotomum isolate F172 chromosome 10, ASM1918654v1, whole genome shotgun sequence includes:
- the LOC125842685 gene encoding uncharacterized protein LOC125842685, with protein sequence MAEVENHSSPPSDPAPSDPSTPHPQTGFNPSRMIGIIRRKVMIKDLAAIYHAECLAYCQELLELQKKAEESLIEMKAAEDSRRETMRPPKRMKKAR encoded by the exons ATGGCTGAAGTTGAGAACCATTCGTCTCCTCCTTCTGATCCGGCTCCATCAGATCCATCAACCCCACATCCTCAAACTGGGTTCAATCCTAGCAGAA TGATTGGTATCATCAGAAGGAAGGTCATGATAAAAGACTTAGCGGCTATATACCATGCAGAGTGCCTTGCATATTGTCAAGAACTTTTGGAACTTCAAAAAAAAGCGGAAGAG TCATTAATTGAAATGAAAGCTGCAGAAGATTCAAGGAGAGAAACAATGAGGCCCCCAAAACGTATGAAGAAAGCCCGTTAG